A DNA window from Hordeum vulgare subsp. vulgare chromosome 1H, MorexV3_pseudomolecules_assembly, whole genome shotgun sequence contains the following coding sequences:
- the LOC123420407 gene encoding uncharacterized protein LOC123420407, with translation MEVEAFPIGFTRGVRAHWRRRNYQRLEAGGKSAARGSNTQRLGGARRVGWRVRLRGLLVRRARAVRALVAAPGRLLARARDAYVGGMLAVARKASATALPGGGPEGIWARRVPRRKQLPPATARASEFEQRLVMEIYKSIVASKELTTMLHSSAAHLPAPPARA, from the coding sequence ATGGAGGTGGAGGCGTTCCCGATCGGGTTCACGAGGGGCGTGCGCGCGCACTGGCGCCGCCGCAACTACCAGCGCCTGGAGGCCGGCGGCAAGTCGGCTGCCCGAGGCAGCAACACGCAGCGCCTGGGCGGCGCGCGGCGCGTGGGGTGGCGCGTGCGGCTGCGGGGGCTCCTCGTCCGGCGGGCGCGGGCCGTGCGCGCGCTCGTGGCGGCGCCGGGGCGGCTGCTGGCGCGGGCGCGGGACGCGTACGTGGGCGGCATGCTGGCGGTGGCACGGAAGGCGTCGGCCACGGCGCTGCCCGGCGGCGGGCCCGAGGGCATCTGGGCCAGGCGCGTGCCGCGGCGGAAGCAGCTGCCGCCGGCCACGGCCCGCGCGTCCGAGTTCGAGCAGCGGCTGGTCATGGAGATCTACAAGTCCATCGTCGCCTCCAAGGAGCTCACCACCATGCTCCACTCCTCCGCCGCGCACCTGCCGGCGCCGCCCGCGCGCGCCTAG
- the LOC123420391 gene encoding probable 2-oxoglutarate-dependent dioxygenase AOP1 — MGAEAGELPRIDFSGVDASAPGTGRWDATRAQVVDALATFGCFDAHYPALAPAQRAALFDGAVRPLFALPADAKRRNHYGPGKPFHGYLGGLPGLHAYQSLAIVDGPELGAVQAFADLLFPGADNAAFCKTVHGAAARMAELEGAVRRMVMEGLGVAVDEAEAQSAPFWHLFRMSEYGAPTADELAREVRYGSHQDTNSLSVVCQHEVDGLEMQARDGRWVLVRPSPASLVVMAGNALRAWSNDRVHAPFHRISVGGDATRYSAILFSVPGEPTIRVRDELVDEAGCRPRRFRDYDYDEFVRFCVSEEGGRHDDKLKAYCGV, encoded by the exons aTGGGCGCGGAGGCGGGGGAGCTCCCGAGGATCGACTTCTCCGGCGTGGACGCGTCGGCGCCGGGGACGGGGCGGTGGGACGCGACGCGCGCGCAGGTGGTGGACGCGCTGGCCACCTTCGGCTGCTTCGACGCGCACTACCCAGCGCTCGCCCCGGCGCAGCGCGCAGCGCTCTTCGACGGCGCCGTCCGCCCGCTCTTCGCGCTGCCCGCCGACGCCAAGCGCCGCAACCACTACGGGCCCGGCAAGCCCTTCCACGGTTACCTCGGCGGCCTCCCGGGCCTCCACGCCTATCAGAGCCTCGCCATCGTCGACGGGCCCGAGCTGGGCGCCGTCCAGGCCTTCGCCGACCTCTTGTTTCCCGGCGCCGACAACGCCGCCTTCTG CAAGACCGTGCACGGCGCGGCGGCGCGGATGGCGGAGCTGGAGGGGGCGGTCCGGCGGATGGTCATGGAGGGGCTCGGGGTGGCCGTCGACGAGGCCGAGGCCCAGAGCGCGCCCTTCTGGCACCTGTTCCGGATGTCAGAGTACGGGGCGCCGACAGCCGACGAGTTGGCGAGGGAGGTGCGGTACGGGTCGCACCAGGACACCAACTCGCTGAGCGTCGTGTGCCAGCACGAGGTCGACGGGCTGGAGATGCAGGCCAGGGACGGGCGGTGGGTCCTCGTTCGACCGTCGCCGGCGTCGCTCGTCGTCATGGCCGGCAACGCTCTCCGG GCGTGGTCCAACGACCGGGTGCACGCGCCGTTCCACCGGATAAGCGTGGGCGGGGACGCGACGAGGTACTCGGCAATCCTCTTCTCCGTCCCCGGCGAACCGACGATCCGGGTGCGCgacgagctcgtggacgaggccgGCTGCCGCCCTCGCCGCTTCAGGGACTACGACTACGACGAGTTCGTTCGCTTCTGTGTCTCCGAGGAGGGTGGTCGCCATGACGACAAGCTCAAGGCCTACTGTGGAGTGTAG